A stretch of the Parabacteroides timonensis genome encodes the following:
- a CDS encoding DUF4251 domain-containing protein: MKRIVSFIVVFTLIMGGMTHVQAQSKAAEKAEKKLERKEKKEAREARDAVMDEQEFNTALQAITDQSFVLEANSVQPMNGMVYYVNSNTNFVSLNDGQAMVQIASNSPYPGPNGLGGVTVQGSASNIQSKQDKDGNVYLSMSVQGIFISATVNLVLMNGSNRATVTVDPNFSGRDLTMVGTLIPYSQSNIFQGTTY; this comes from the coding sequence ATGAAAAGAATTGTATCTTTTATCGTCGTTTTCACTCTAATTATGGGGGGAATGACACATGTACAGGCTCAGAGTAAAGCCGCTGAAAAAGCAGAGAAAAAGTTAGAAAGAAAAGAAAAAAAAGAAGCTAGAGAAGCAAGAGATGCCGTCATGGACGAACAGGAATTCAACACAGCCCTGCAAGCTATAACTGACCAGTCTTTTGTATTGGAAGCTAACTCCGTACAACCAATGAACGGAATGGTTTACTATGTGAACTCTAACACAAACTTCGTCTCTTTGAACGACGGACAGGCAATGGTTCAGATCGCTTCCAACTCTCCGTATCCAGGTCCTAATGGTTTAGGTGGTGTTACCGTACAGGGTAGCGCATCTAATATACAGAGCAAACAGGATAAAGACGGTAACGTTTACCTGTCCATGAGCGTACAGGGTATCTTCATCTCCGCCACCGTCAATCTGGTTCTTATGAACGGTAGTAACCGGGCCACTGTTACAGTAGACCCGAACTTCTCAGGAAGAGACTTGACTATGGTCGGTACCTTGATCCCATACTCTCAATCAAACATTTTCCAGGGTACAACCTATTAA
- a CDS encoding 2-phosphosulfolactate phosphatase codes for MKIDVCFSPALYPVYHNPEAIVVVVDVFRATTTMAAAFKNGVRSIRPVATVEEAKEYKEKGWLVGAERNVKRCDFADFGNSPFDYTPEMVSGKDIIFTTTNGTRAITIAKSAYRVVTGAFVNLQAVANYCLFHRRDVVVLCSGWQDKVNIEDTLFGGALVDALTFTGKYEPASDAAIIARDMWMNNKEDLIAYLDPTDHMARLKANDLADSVPYCLTPDSAIVVPELVIEGDTLVLRRVVTN; via the coding sequence ATGAAGATAGATGTTTGTTTCTCGCCGGCCTTGTACCCGGTATATCATAATCCGGAGGCGATTGTCGTAGTAGTGGATGTGTTTCGTGCAACGACGACGATGGCGGCAGCTTTTAAGAATGGAGTACGCAGTATCCGCCCGGTGGCAACCGTGGAAGAGGCGAAGGAATATAAGGAAAAAGGCTGGCTGGTAGGAGCTGAGCGTAATGTGAAACGTTGTGATTTTGCGGACTTCGGTAACTCACCGTTCGACTATACTCCGGAGATGGTTTCAGGCAAAGATATCATCTTTACAACAACGAATGGAACGCGGGCTATCACGATCGCCAAATCGGCATACCGTGTTGTAACGGGTGCTTTTGTTAATCTGCAGGCGGTGGCCAACTATTGCTTGTTCCATAGGCGTGATGTTGTGGTTTTGTGTTCAGGTTGGCAGGATAAGGTGAATATAGAAGATACTTTGTTCGGTGGTGCTTTAGTAGATGCCCTTACTTTTACAGGTAAATACGAACCGGCTTCTGATGCCGCAATCATTGCCCGCGATATGTGGATGAATAATAAAGAGGACCTGATCGCTTATCTTGATCCGACCGACCATATGGCTCGCCTGAAAGCAAACGATCTGGCAGATTCAGTACCTTACTGCCTGACGCCGGATAGTGCAATTGTTGTGCCGGAATTGGTGATAGAAGGGGATACCTTGGTTTTGAGAAGAGTGGTTACGAATTAA
- a CDS encoding Gfo/Idh/MocA family protein, translated as MATINKIRFGVVGTNFITDWVIAGAREDERFELVAVYSRTQETADAFATKHQIPYTFTSLEEMAQSPLIDAVYIASPNFLHASQSILCMKHGKHVLCEKPFASNAREVKEMIAVSREYNVTLMEAMKPTLTPNFRAVRENIHKLGTIRRYFSCYCQYSSRYDKFREGIVLNAFKPELSNGAMMDIGIYTLYPMVVLFGRPQKVEATGVVLSSRADGQGAVNFVYEGMNATILYSKIANSYLPTEIQGEEGNINLDRINIIGKVTYTPRIPAGAGKTAVSEPIDISAVTDKNEYYYEVAEFMDLIQTGKRESSINSHDNSLITLEIIDEIRRQLGIVYPADK; from the coding sequence ATGGCTACGATAAATAAAATACGTTTCGGAGTAGTCGGAACGAACTTTATAACAGACTGGGTGATTGCCGGTGCACGGGAGGATGAGCGTTTTGAATTGGTGGCAGTCTATTCGCGTACCCAGGAAACGGCGGATGCTTTTGCAACCAAACATCAGATACCTTATACATTTACATCTTTGGAGGAAATGGCACAGAGTCCATTGATCGATGCGGTATATATTGCATCACCCAATTTCCTTCATGCTTCACAGAGTATCCTGTGCATGAAACATGGCAAACATGTATTGTGTGAGAAGCCTTTCGCCTCCAATGCGAGAGAGGTGAAGGAGATGATTGCCGTTTCCCGGGAGTACAACGTGACGCTGATGGAGGCAATGAAGCCCACGCTAACCCCAAACTTTCGAGCCGTTCGTGAGAATATACATAAGCTGGGGACGATACGCCGTTATTTCTCCTGTTATTGCCAGTATTCATCACGTTATGATAAGTTCAGGGAAGGTATAGTATTGAATGCTTTTAAGCCGGAGTTATCGAACGGTGCGATGATGGATATTGGTATTTATACGTTGTACCCGATGGTCGTACTGTTCGGTCGCCCGCAAAAGGTGGAAGCGACAGGTGTGGTCCTTTCTTCGAGGGCAGACGGGCAAGGGGCAGTTAATTTCGTGTATGAAGGGATGAATGCAACTATCCTTTATTCAAAGATTGCTAATTCCTATCTGCCTACGGAGATACAGGGTGAGGAAGGAAATATCAATCTGGATCGTATAAATATAATAGGAAAGGTTACTTATACTCCCCGCATCCCGGCGGGTGCAGGAAAGACAGCTGTTTCTGAACCGATAGATATAAGTGCGGTGACAGATAAAAATGAATATTATTATGAGGTGGCAGAGTTTATGGATCTTATACAGACCGGAAAACGCGAGTCGTCTATTAATAGCCATGATAACTCATTGATTACCCTGGAGATTATTGACGAGATACGGAGGCAGTTGGGGATTGTTTATCCGGCTGATAAGTAG
- a CDS encoding DUF3843 family protein: MKNTKIYPKDWLQLHPYKQSGPTDLYYTRIANQIHEILEHTDLVNSFEKEDAIQVSMRMAAYFEDVISGLNIWRAFITQYKELTDNYVPFYTVSDHYYDDEANFEDVRFLLWHYLQQYHGVKKGTFVNPDNPTTEETARLIYQLFCQEWTTAPENTKMQMLFAPETSYETPEQYVPLLHWFHYDSYLSVDAKFNLSETLKEYWSQSPENRSNSEALMAIHNSMSYIDRSAFLAYTSPKWLSLILPETHPNHAFFVESAESAESFVDPAIQEREESNKNIYKKFAEIANDKLLFYMKSKQEFIDFASEQLKLEESEYTPLADCIEFDKFAVYASPKEGLQLLVDGIEFIKDEANPFYDEKKASEQGLGFFIVKHCSMDLLKALEERGMLADAQTKSLHSPERGKAIIHENWEFLAKYFLREV, translated from the coding sequence ATGAAGAACACTAAAATCTATCCGAAAGACTGGCTGCAATTGCATCCCTATAAACAATCCGGTCCTACCGACCTTTATTATACACGTATCGCCAACCAGATACACGAAATACTGGAACATACCGACCTGGTAAACTCCTTTGAAAAGGAAGATGCGATACAGGTAAGTATGCGTATGGCTGCTTACTTCGAAGATGTTATCTCCGGCCTGAATATCTGGCGAGCGTTTATCACACAGTATAAGGAACTAACAGACAACTATGTCCCTTTCTATACTGTCAGCGACCATTATTACGACGATGAAGCCAACTTCGAGGACGTTCGTTTCCTCCTCTGGCATTATCTCCAACAGTATCACGGTGTAAAAAAGGGCACCTTTGTCAACCCGGATAACCCTACCACCGAAGAGACGGCACGCCTCATCTACCAACTGTTTTGCCAGGAATGGACTACCGCTCCCGAAAATACCAAGATGCAGATGCTCTTCGCACCGGAAACATCCTATGAAACACCGGAGCAATACGTTCCGCTATTGCACTGGTTCCATTACGACAGTTACCTGTCCGTCGACGCAAAGTTCAATTTGAGTGAGACGCTTAAGGAATACTGGAGCCAGAGCCCGGAAAACAGAAGCAATTCCGAAGCGCTTATGGCCATCCATAACTCAATGTCATATATCGACCGGAGTGCTTTCCTGGCCTACACGTCACCGAAATGGTTGTCGCTGATCCTGCCGGAAACACACCCGAATCATGCTTTCTTCGTTGAAAGTGCGGAAAGTGCAGAAAGTTTTGTCGACCCAGCTATTCAGGAACGGGAAGAAAGCAACAAAAATATCTATAAGAAATTCGCAGAGATCGCAAACGACAAACTGCTCTTTTACATGAAGAGCAAACAGGAATTTATCGACTTCGCCTCCGAACAGTTGAAACTGGAAGAAAGCGAATATACCCCGTTGGCCGATTGCATCGAATTCGACAAATTTGCCGTATATGCTTCCCCCAAAGAGGGATTGCAGCTTTTAGTAGACGGTATCGAATTCATCAAAGACGAAGCGAATCCCTTCTACGACGAAAAGAAAGCTTCTGAACAAGGCCTCGGCTTCTTCATCGTCAAACATTGTAGCATGGATCTGTTGAAAGCACTCGAAGAACGAGGTATGCTAGCCGATGCACAGACCAAAAGCTTGCATAGCCCGGAACGCGGGAAAGCGATCATTCATGAGAACTGGGAGTTCCTGGCGAAGTATTTTTTGAGAGAGGTGTAA
- a CDS encoding TonB-dependent receptor, which produces MRNKREKRGLLMLVLLLFGSFLALTAQAQTGVICGTVTDIKFKEPLIGATVSIEGTTIGAITDIDGNFRIEKVQPGKYTLVASYVSYKTQNIKDVAVVAHQEAVVRIELSDADLQLQNVVVVAQRKLGTETAVLNTVRKSLPVVSGISAQQISKTQDSDAAEVLRRIPGITIVDDRFIVVRGLAQRYNNVWLNNATTPSSETDSRAFSFDVLPSSLIDNMMVYKSPSAELPADFSGGFVRLMTKNVPEGNTFNISYQLGFNTNATFRDFQLTKGHAIDYLGFGAGKRALPSGTPAHLNDVSTSDAAAFTRRVNTGWDISHFTALPEQKLTFTMNRLFNIGDWKIGNITNVNYSTGYDYYELKNNNYLSYDMTNDQSSYRYKYDDVQYKNTTKLGALFNWSFLKGNTKYEFRNFFNQRGSSSLTQRQGTDYYSEENIRKWESLYTGRTTYAGQLAGEHRWNDDVDKVDWTVGYAYAAYNEPDRKVVKSMERKQDGELKYYVSDPTRYYQDLKDNSFSLATNYEHIFTVSDLFKPTLNAGVYGEYKKRNFDARRFVYNLLGNGYNRFAEWDYSSIFSDENISADRIYLKESTNKSDSYTSDNLLGAGYVSAKLNYGEKLNANVGVRMEYYQLKLDGYESDGIKPVHLDQSSTEFFPSLNVAYSLTDKQQVRVAYGRSVNRPEFREVVPYVYYDFALDANITGNVDLKNAYTNSVDLRYELYPSPGETVTIGGFYKYFADPIEQTYREAGSGLQYTYHNADHAKAFGVEVDIKKHLDFIGLKDLSFVFNGAYIHSKVYFPEGSFERDRAMQGQSPYLINTGLFYQNDAKGLSASVLYNRIGKRIETVGVPAQNPNDDIPDIYEMPRNSLDLSFSKKLGNYVELKAGVKDLLNSKIEYKQFLELTDAAGAKREVEQLVRSYRPGVTVNVGVSVKF; this is translated from the coding sequence ATGAGAAATAAGCGTGAAAAGAGAGGACTGTTGATGCTGGTCCTTCTGCTGTTCGGAAGTTTTCTTGCGCTGACGGCCCAGGCACAGACGGGTGTTATCTGCGGAACCGTGACAGATATTAAATTTAAAGAACCGCTGATCGGTGCCACTGTCTCTATCGAAGGAACGACAATCGGAGCCATAACGGATATAGACGGGAATTTCCGTATTGAAAAAGTACAGCCTGGCAAGTATACACTGGTTGCATCTTACGTATCTTATAAAACGCAAAATATAAAAGATGTGGCGGTAGTAGCCCATCAGGAAGCAGTCGTACGCATCGAACTGTCGGATGCCGACCTCCAATTGCAAAATGTCGTGGTAGTAGCCCAGAGGAAACTAGGAACGGAGACTGCCGTATTGAACACAGTCCGCAAAAGCCTCCCCGTTGTAAGCGGTATATCCGCCCAGCAGATCAGTAAGACGCAGGACAGCGATGCAGCCGAGGTACTTCGCCGTATTCCCGGTATCACGATTGTGGACGACCGTTTCATAGTAGTCCGCGGCCTGGCACAGCGTTATAATAATGTATGGCTGAACAATGCCACCACACCGTCGAGCGAGACGGATAGCCGTGCTTTTTCCTTCGATGTATTGCCTTCGTCGCTGATCGATAATATGATGGTCTATAAAAGTCCGTCGGCTGAACTGCCTGCCGATTTCTCAGGTGGTTTCGTACGCCTGATGACGAAGAATGTACCGGAGGGGAATACTTTCAATATCTCTTATCAACTGGGCTTTAATACGAATGCAACTTTCCGTGACTTCCAGTTGACGAAAGGGCATGCGATCGACTATCTGGGTTTCGGTGCCGGTAAACGTGCACTGCCTTCCGGTACACCTGCCCACCTGAACGATGTAAGCACTTCGGATGCCGCCGCCTTTACCCGCCGGGTGAATACGGGGTGGGACATCAGTCATTTCACCGCACTGCCGGAACAGAAGCTGACCTTTACCATGAACCGTCTGTTCAATATCGGCGATTGGAAGATCGGAAATATTACCAATGTGAATTATAGTACGGGATACGATTATTACGAACTGAAGAATAACAACTACCTGTCGTATGATATGACGAACGACCAGTCGTCTTACCGTTATAAATACGACGATGTGCAATATAAGAATACGACCAAGCTGGGCGCTTTGTTCAATTGGTCTTTCCTGAAAGGGAACACGAAATATGAGTTCCGCAACTTCTTCAACCAGCGCGGTTCGTCTTCCCTGACGCAACGCCAGGGTACGGATTATTATTCGGAAGAAAATATCCGTAAATGGGAATCGCTCTACACCGGACGTACTACCTATGCCGGTCAGCTGGCCGGTGAGCACCGCTGGAATGACGACGTCGACAAGGTGGACTGGACGGTCGGTTATGCATACGCTGCTTACAACGAACCCGACCGCAAAGTGGTGAAGTCGATGGAGCGCAAACAGGACGGCGAACTGAAGTATTACGTATCCGACCCCACCCGCTATTATCAGGATCTGAAGGATAACAGCTTTTCCCTGGCAACCAACTACGAGCACATCTTTACCGTGTCCGATCTGTTCAAACCGACCTTGAATGCCGGTGTATACGGTGAATACAAGAAACGCAATTTCGATGCCCGCCGTTTCGTCTACAACCTGTTGGGTAACGGATACAACCGCTTTGCCGAATGGGATTACAGTTCGATCTTCTCGGACGAGAATATCTCTGCCGACCGTATTTATCTGAAAGAGAGTACGAACAAAAGCGACTCTTATACTTCCGATAATCTGTTGGGAGCGGGGTATGTGTCTGCGAAGCTGAATTATGGGGAGAAGTTGAATGCAAATGTCGGCGTCCGTATGGAGTACTACCAGTTGAAGCTGGACGGCTACGAGTCGGATGGAATTAAACCGGTGCACCTCGACCAGAGTTCGACCGAGTTCTTCCCTTCCCTGAATGTGGCTTACAGCCTGACGGACAAGCAGCAGGTGAGGGTGGCGTATGGCCGCTCGGTGAACCGTCCCGAGTTCCGTGAGGTCGTCCCCTATGTGTATTACGACTTTGCTCTCGATGCCAATATCACCGGAAATGTAGATTTGAAGAATGCGTATACCAATAGCGTAGATCTGCGTTACGAGCTGTATCCTTCCCCGGGCGAGACGGTGACGATAGGCGGTTTCTATAAATACTTTGCCGATCCGATCGAGCAGACCTACCGTGAGGCGGGTTCGGGTTTGCAGTATACCTATCACAATGCCGATCATGCCAAAGCGTTCGGAGTGGAAGTGGATATTAAGAAGCACCTGGACTTTATCGGGCTGAAAGACCTGAGTTTCGTCTTCAACGGTGCTTATATCCATAGTAAGGTCTATTTCCCTGAAGGTTCTTTCGAACGCGACCGGGCCATGCAGGGACAATCGCCTTACCTGATCAACACAGGGCTTTTCTATCAGAATGATGCGAAAGGGCTGTCGGCCTCGGTTCTTTACAACCGGATCGGCAAGCGTATCGAGACGGTGGGTGTACCGGCGCAGAATCCGAACGACGATATCCCCGATATCTATGAGATGCCCCGCAACTCGCTGGACCTGAGTTTCTCGAAGAAGCTGGGTAACTATGTGGAACTGAAAGCCGGTGTCAAAGACCTGTTGAACTCGAAGATCGAGTATAAACAATTCCTGGAGCTGACAGATGCAGCCGGAGCGAAACGCGAAGTGGAACAGTTGGTCCGCAGCTACCGCCCGGGCGTGACGGTCAACGTGGGAGTATCCGTTAAGTTTTAA
- a CDS encoding toxin-antitoxin system YwqK family antitoxin, giving the protein MIKKLLLTSTLVAGSALTIHAQDLVLSEGQYYTDATQTTPYTGRYTEFYDDGMLKMELFLKDGRPEGTYVIYYPDGKIAEVRSYYHGVFHGEWRTYNENGQLVGLASYKDGQKDGPWRIWNEKGVLRFEMFYTKGKKSGIWRTWNDEGDLLTEEKQF; this is encoded by the coding sequence ATGATAAAGAAATTATTACTGACCTCTACATTGGTTGCCGGCTCTGCTCTGACTATTCATGCACAGGATCTCGTCCTCAGCGAAGGACAATATTATACGGATGCCACACAAACCACCCCATACACCGGACGTTACACCGAATTCTACGATGACGGTATGTTGAAGATGGAGTTGTTTTTGAAAGATGGACGTCCCGAAGGCACATACGTTATCTATTATCCGGACGGAAAGATTGCCGAAGTGCGTTCTTATTACCACGGTGTCTTTCACGGGGAATGGCGTACTTATAACGAAAACGGACAGTTAGTGGGGCTGGCCAGTTATAAAGATGGTCAGAAAGACGGTCCTTGGCGTATCTGGAATGAAAAGGGAGTTTTGCGCTTTGAAATGTTCTACACCAAAGGCAAGAAAAGCGGTATCTGGCGTACCTGGAATGATGAGGGAGATTTGCTGACGGAAGAGAAGCAGTTCTAG
- a CDS encoding RNA-binding S4 domain-containing protein — protein MNEVRIDKWMWAVRIFKSRTIAVEACKKNRVMIGGVNVKASRMIKVGDVIQVRKPPITFSFKVLALTERRMGAKLVPDYMENVTTPDQYEILEMNRISGFVDRARGMGRPTKKDRRELEQFTDPAGDGFDFDFDFGLEEGEE, from the coding sequence ATGAACGAAGTACGAATAGATAAATGGATGTGGGCTGTCCGCATCTTTAAATCCCGGACCATTGCAGTCGAAGCCTGCAAAAAGAACCGGGTAATGATTGGAGGCGTAAATGTAAAAGCATCGCGTATGATAAAGGTAGGTGATGTGATACAGGTTCGTAAACCGCCTATCACCTTCTCTTTCAAAGTACTGGCATTGACAGAACGCCGCATGGGTGCCAAGCTGGTTCCCGACTACATGGAGAATGTAACGACTCCGGACCAATATGAGATACTGGAAATGAATCGTATCTCCGGCTTTGTAGACCGTGCCAGAGGTATGGGTCGCCCGACAAAGAAAGACCGCCGCGAACTGGAACAGTTTACTGACCCGGCAGGCGACGGATTTGACTTTGATTTCGATTTCGGTCTGGAAGAAGGGGAAGAATAA
- the pth gene encoding aminoacyl-tRNA hydrolase, with protein MKYLITGLGNIGPEYWGTRHNIGFRVVNALAEEAGVPFREERYGAIARMRVKNCELILLKPNTFMNLSGNAVRYWLQKENIPVENLLVVVDDLALPFGTLRLKPKGSDAGHNGLKNIQQLLGTQEYCRLRFGIGSDFPRGGQIDYVLGKFPPEELEIMPEKMKRAAEIIKSFCLAGVQNTMNQYNNK; from the coding sequence ATGAAATATCTGATAACCGGACTCGGTAATATCGGCCCTGAATATTGGGGGACACGTCACAATATCGGTTTCCGTGTCGTGAATGCCCTGGCCGAAGAAGCCGGCGTCCCCTTTAGGGAAGAACGCTATGGAGCGATTGCCCGGATGCGGGTAAAAAACTGCGAACTGATACTACTCAAACCGAATACGTTCATGAACCTGAGTGGTAATGCAGTCCGCTACTGGTTACAAAAAGAGAACATTCCTGTCGAAAACCTGTTGGTAGTAGTAGATGACCTGGCTCTCCCCTTCGGTACCTTACGTTTGAAGCCCAAAGGAAGCGATGCCGGTCACAATGGATTAAAGAATATACAGCAGCTTCTCGGCACACAGGAATATTGTCGTCTGCGTTTCGGTATAGGAAGCGATTTTCCCCGCGGAGGACAGATCGACTATGTACTGGGGAAATTCCCACCCGAAGAGTTGGAGATTATGCCCGAAAAAATGAAACGTGCAGCAGAGATCATTAAAAGCTTTTGCCTGGCTGGTGTACAGAACACTATGAACCAATACAATAATAAATAG
- a CDS encoding 50S ribosomal protein L25/general stress protein Ctc — MKTFQLEGKGREVAATSADQKRALKALRKNQEIPAVLYGGEKVTHFTITTDSVRKLVYSPEIFVVELNIDGTKTMAVVKDIQFQPVTDAIMHMDFMEVSENKPVAMEVPVVLTGHAEGVKAGGKLTLRMRKLKVKAVYTQIPEKLTINVDHLGLGKSMQVGALHFEGLELMNAKNAVVCAVQLTRAARGAQAKAN, encoded by the coding sequence ATGAAGACATTCCAATTAGAAGGAAAAGGAAGAGAAGTAGCTGCTACTTCAGCCGATCAGAAAAGAGCTTTGAAAGCTTTGCGTAAAAATCAGGAAATCCCTGCTGTATTATACGGTGGCGAAAAAGTAACTCACTTCACAATCACAACTGATAGTGTACGTAAGTTGGTTTATTCTCCGGAAATTTTCGTTGTAGAACTGAACATCGACGGAACAAAAACTATGGCTGTTGTTAAAGACATCCAGTTCCAGCCTGTAACTGACGCAATCATGCACATGGACTTCATGGAAGTTTCAGAAAACAAACCGGTAGCTATGGAAGTTCCAGTTGTTCTGACTGGTCACGCTGAAGGTGTTAAAGCCGGTGGTAAGCTGACATTGCGTATGAGAAAGCTGAAAGTAAAAGCTGTTTACACTCAGATCCCTGAAAAACTGACTATCAACGTTGATCACCTGGGCTTAGGTAAATCTATGCAGGTAGGTGCTTTACACTTCGAAGGTCTGGAACTGATGAATGCAAAGAACGCTGTTGTTTGCGCTGTTCAGTTGACTCGTGCCGCTCGTGGTGCTCAGGCTAAAGCGAACTAA
- a CDS encoding SDR family oxidoreductase, with protein sequence MEKGIAIITGADGGMGQEITLALAKDGFQIIMACKEPEKARPVCERIKKESGNEQIEVREIDLSSLSSVYAFAQKILAEGHPVSRLMNNAGVLTTNIRPTTDGLETIVSVNYVGPYLLTRLLLPLMHEGTRIVNTVSCTYAIGKIESDFFIKGKNGRFNRISVYGNTKLALLLFTRELAKRVKEKGITVNASDPGIVSTNMITMNAWFDPLTDILFRPFIKTPLQGAATAIHLALSEDVNGKSGGCYANCKEKKLSERILNHPAQSKLWDDTDALLRSHNLLD encoded by the coding sequence ATGGAAAAAGGAATAGCCATTATAACCGGTGCCGACGGTGGCATGGGACAAGAGATCACCCTGGCACTGGCTAAAGACGGTTTTCAGATCATCATGGCGTGCAAGGAACCAGAGAAAGCACGCCCGGTCTGCGAACGTATAAAAAAAGAAAGTGGAAATGAACAAATAGAGGTTCGTGAGATAGACCTCTCCTCTTTATCATCCGTTTATGCTTTCGCACAAAAAATATTGGCGGAAGGCCACCCGGTCAGCCGGTTAATGAATAATGCCGGAGTCCTGACCACTAACATTCGCCCAACGACAGACGGATTGGAAACGATTGTCAGTGTGAATTATGTCGGACCCTACCTACTTACCCGATTGTTACTTCCCCTGATGCATGAAGGAACCCGCATCGTCAATACGGTATCCTGCACCTACGCCATCGGTAAAATAGAATCCGACTTTTTCATCAAAGGGAAGAATGGACGTTTCAACCGGATATCGGTGTACGGAAATACTAAACTGGCCTTATTACTCTTTACACGCGAACTGGCAAAAAGGGTAAAAGAAAAAGGAATCACCGTCAATGCTTCCGATCCCGGTATCGTTAGTACAAATATGATCACGATGAATGCCTGGTTCGACCCGCTGACAGATATTCTGTTCCGCCCTTTCATCAAAACCCCACTGCAAGGAGCGGCAACAGCCATACACCTTGCCTTGTCGGAAGATGTGAATGGTAAAAGCGGCGGCTGCTATGCCAACTGCAAAGAGAAAAAACTGTCGGAACGTATCCTGAATCATCCGGCACAAAGTAAACTCTGGGACGATACGGATGCATTGCTCCGCTCCCATAATTTACTGGATTAA
- a CDS encoding NADH:flavin oxidoreductase — translation MNKESLLFTPATIGPLTLRNRTIRAAAFESMCPGNAPSEMLYNYHISVAAGGIGMTTLAYAAVTQSGLSFERQLWLRPDIIPGLKKITDAIHKEGAAASIQIGHCGNMSHKNICGCTPISASSGFNLYSPTFVRGMKQSEIAAMAKAFGQAVRLAREAGMDAVEVHAGHGYLISQFLSPYTNHRKDEYGGSLENRMRFMKMCMEEVMKAAGSDMAVLVKTNMRDGFKGGMEIDETLEVARTLQNECGVHALILSGGFVSRAPMYVMRGAMPIRTMTHYMPAGWLPLGVRMAGHLMIPTEPFKEAYFLEDALKFRAALKMPLVYVGGLISREKIDEVLGKGFEFVSMARALLNDPAFVNRMKEDEQARCDCGHSNYCIARMYSLEMACHKHMQNLPKSIVKEIEKLEYK, via the coding sequence ATGAACAAGGAATCTCTACTATTCACCCCCGCCACAATTGGCCCGTTAACACTCAGAAACCGTACGATACGTGCGGCTGCCTTTGAAAGTATGTGCCCGGGGAACGCCCCGTCGGAAATGCTTTATAACTACCATATCTCCGTTGCTGCCGGAGGAATCGGTATGACGACACTCGCTTATGCAGCCGTTACACAGAGCGGACTTTCTTTCGAGCGCCAGTTGTGGCTACGTCCCGATATCATCCCAGGACTGAAAAAGATAACCGATGCAATCCATAAAGAAGGGGCTGCCGCATCCATACAGATCGGACATTGCGGAAACATGTCTCATAAGAATATTTGCGGATGTACCCCTATTTCTGCATCGAGCGGCTTCAATCTCTATTCACCCACTTTTGTCAGGGGCATGAAGCAATCGGAGATAGCCGCGATGGCCAAAGCATTCGGGCAGGCCGTCCGTCTGGCACGCGAAGCCGGAATGGATGCTGTAGAAGTACATGCCGGGCACGGCTACCTGATCAGCCAGTTCCTTTCGCCTTATACCAATCACCGGAAAGACGAATACGGCGGAAGTCTGGAAAACCGGATGCGCTTTATGAAGATGTGTATGGAGGAAGTAATGAAAGCGGCCGGTTCCGATATGGCAGTCCTGGTTAAAACGAATATGCGCGACGGTTTCAAAGGCGGAATGGAAATCGACGAGACACTGGAAGTGGCCCGTACCCTGCAAAACGAATGCGGCGTACATGCCCTGATACTCAGCGGTGGATTTGTAAGCCGTGCCCCGATGTACGTCATGCGGGGAGCCATGCCTATCCGTACAATGACACATTATATGCCGGCCGGTTGGTTACCCCTCGGCGTAAGAATGGCCGGTCACCTGATGATACCGACCGAACCGTTCAAAGAGGCCTATTTCCTGGAAGATGCTCTCAAGTTCCGGGCAGCCCTGAAAATGCCTCTCGTATATGTCGGCGGTCTTATCTCACGGGAAAAGATAGACGAAGTGCTGGGAAAAGGTTTCGAGTTTGTCAGTATGGCACGTGCACTCCTGAACGATCCGGCATTCGTCAACCGCATGAAAGAAGACGAGCAGGCCCGTTGCGATTGCGGACACAGTAACTACTGCATTGCCCGCATGTATTCGCTGGAAATGGCTTGCCACAAACATATGCAGAATCTACCCAAAAGTATTGTCAAAGAAATAGAAAAACTGGAGTATAAATAA